The genomic DNA CACATTCTTAACGACAGCCCGGGACATTTTGTCAGCCGGTATTTCCCCGGTACTGGCCTCTGGATGACGCCATTTGTCGCCTTGGGTATTGTCTATACAGGATACGCAATTGCTCAGGCGATCGTTTGTATGCTGATGTTTGGCATTGCCCGCGATCTCGGTGGAAATGGAGTCGGTCTGTTAACAGGATTGCTGTGTGCGGTTTTTCCGGGAATTGTCGTTTTCAGCAACCTGTTGTTATCGCATCATCCCTGTCTGTTGGGGTTGGGAGTCTTTATCTGGTCCTACCATCGTTATGCGATGAGTCATCAGCATCGCTATGCAATCCTGGCTGGCATCGGATTAGGATTTGCCATGTGGTGCCGTCCAATGACGGCTTTCGGGATTGCCCTGCCTTTCGCAATTCATTTCCTGGTTCGGCAGTGGAGAGAGTTCAAATCTTTGAAGCAACTGTCGAGCCATGTCGCTGCGATGGGCGGCCCGATACTCATTGCTCTGGTGCTCTTACTCCCTTACAACCTGGCGACAACAGGAAGCACATTCGTGACGCCTTATCAGGAATACACACAACTCCATACACCCAGGCACGTCTACGGTTTTTACAATGGAGATCGTGGAGATCGCTGGATTACCGAGCAGGCGGCTTTGGGAAATGAACTCCCGATCATCGAACACTACGACAATTGGGCGGAGAATTTAACACCCTCACTGGCATGGACCAATGTGATATCGCGGTTACTCATGACCGGTCAGATGACGATTGGCATTCTGCCCGCTCTGGCAGCCGTTTTGTTTTTTTGCAGTATTGGCCATCGCGACGAAAGCCTGTGGTGGCTGATTGGCGCAGCGGCTTTGAGCTTGCACATTGTGCATATTCCATACTGGTACGATGGAATCATGCACTGGCATTACGTGTTCGAGTCGGCTCCTTTAGTCGCATTGATGTTTGCCAGAACTCTGCAGTTGGTGGCTTATAACGGAAGAATTCTCAATCATCACTGGCTGGGAATCTGGTGGGCAGGATTAGCAGGAATCGGTTTGATGATTGCCTGCACCACCATTGAGCCGTTCTGGCAATCGACCGCAGCAACTGGCTTCAGCGAAGTGAAGTTCGCCCGCAGACAACATCAGGAATTGAATCAGATTCTGAAACAGAACATCAAAGAACCGGCAGTCGTCTTCATGAAAACCGATCCTGAAAATCTGCATATCGATTTTATTTTGAATTCACCCACACTCGACGATTCCGTCCTCCGTGCCCACTGGATGCCCGACAAGTACCCAGTTGAGGAATTGGAGAAATTATTTCCGGATCGAAATCTGTATCACATTGATTTGAAAACAGGAGTGATTCAATATTTGCGAAATACCGTTGAAACTCGATAGGCAAAATTGAGTCATGTGTGGCATGTCACTGAGCAACGCGAAAGGCGTGGTCCACTGCGATCACCACGCCCATCACTTCGTTCTGGGACGTGCCACCCAATTCAATAATTACTAAACCATCAAAAAGCCGCTATCGTAATCTGCAAACTGCAGTAGTGATCAATAAAAACGCCACACCGAATGAAATCCGGCATGGCGTTTTGTGACTCCGCTAATGGCAGGCGAATCAGTTGGATTCGGCCATCGACCATTTGAGTAAGGTTTCGTCTGGGTTGGTCAAGACGACAACTTCTTTGTCCTTGTCCGTATCTTCGAGTTCATACCCGGAATCGGCAAGGAGTTCCTGTTGTTCACTTCCTTTTTCAACTTGCAATTCATCGTTAATGGCGCGGAACCACTGTAAGTGTGGCCAATCGCGACGCACGTGCTTCAGGCAGGTTTGAATGGTTCGACCATTCGCTCCAGGACTGAAGCCGGCCCGCTGTGCGATCTCTGTAAATGTTCCTAATTT from Rubinisphaera italica includes the following:
- a CDS encoding ArnT family glycosyltransferase, whose product is MDVVSEATNSNGEHTSSRRSIRRFYGALLFVIAGLLIFVLPLEWGHYTLAINDARPLVSWMANFNADTSLYLFWLLALPFFWLFKLHLIDPQGSVTVKVESWLQRGRYRLRDNEPRDRWSGRIMMSCVGLAGLLVSLWMGLQFGDLPPAFHDEYSYLFQAETYLQGRLSNPRFEPAPELFDQMHILNDSPGHFVSRYFPGTGLWMTPFVALGIVYTGYAIAQAIVCMLMFGIARDLGGNGVGLLTGLLCAVFPGIVVFSNLLLSHHPCLLGLGVFIWSYHRYAMSHQHRYAILAGIGLGFAMWCRPMTAFGIALPFAIHFLVRQWREFKSLKQLSSHVAAMGGPILIALVLLLPYNLATTGSTFVTPYQEYTQLHTPRHVYGFYNGDRGDRWITEQAALGNELPIIEHYDNWAENLTPSLAWTNVISRLLMTGQMTIGILPALAAVLFFCSIGHRDESLWWLIGAAALSLHIVHIPYWYDGIMHWHYVFESAPLVALMFARTLQLVAYNGRILNHHWLGIWWAGLAGIGLMIACTTIEPFWQSTAATGFSEVKFARRQHQELNQILKQNIKEPAVVFMKTDPENLHIDFILNSPTLDDSVLRAHWMPDKYPVEELEKLFPDRNLYHIDLKTGVIQYLRNTVETR